The Chitinophaga flava genome has a segment encoding these proteins:
- a CDS encoding ComEA family DNA-binding protein translates to MAAGFYRMIGSVLLLCGSWLKAEARQEESMPPLMENALENETAGNDALPEDDANWQRLEAYTRHKIQLNTADEVTLQSLGMLTALQISNFIAYRRLLGNLVSIYELQAVPGFEPELIRQLLPYVRVGDDLAPHYTLHDYLHKGDHVWLLRYSRQLEKARGYRHTDSTPAMYRGSPDKVLLRYRYSFPRYISWGITMEKDAGEPWGGYRRQYGFDFYSGHLFLRNIGRLKAVAIGDFTANLGQGLLNWQSQAYGKGAAVMHIKREGEILRPYTSAGEYYFFRGAAATWQQKAWQITILASWRQLDGSLNAADTLQDVSATSLVSSGYHRTLTEISKKGSIQQLSSGGNIRYQTRRWQVGVNMISHRLTPPLQKEQHPYNQFEFNGAQLTGVSVDYAAYWKNVHLFGEAAVSDNRKPALIQGILTSLSPAVDMSVVYRYYDKAYQSFYAKGFGDNYRTVNEKGLYTGLSVQVTPRCKLDAYTDIFHFPWLKYRADAPSDGSEFLLQLTYAPDKKKRFLLRFNSRKYEENLLVSGNALKILSGITTTHIRFQGDCQYRQYWSFKVRGEYSRYMAATGNQTGWMFYGDVACRLPRWPITVNARLARFQTDNYDTRMYAYERSVLYDNAVSQLYGRGWEYYLNMKYKVNKQLSCWMRVHQTIYPGKQVIGTGWDALSGNKKTFFQLQLMQTL, encoded by the coding sequence ATGGCAGCGGGATTCTACAGAATGATAGGCAGCGTGCTATTGCTGTGTGGTAGCTGGCTGAAGGCAGAAGCCAGGCAGGAAGAATCCATGCCACCCCTGATGGAGAATGCCCTGGAAAACGAAACAGCCGGCAATGATGCGCTACCGGAAGATGATGCCAACTGGCAACGGCTGGAAGCTTATACTCGTCATAAGATACAGCTCAATACCGCAGATGAGGTCACATTGCAGTCGTTAGGAATGCTGACCGCACTGCAGATCAGTAATTTTATAGCCTATCGGCGTTTGCTGGGGAATCTCGTGAGTATTTATGAATTGCAGGCGGTGCCTGGCTTTGAGCCGGAGCTGATCCGGCAGCTGCTGCCCTATGTCAGGGTCGGCGATGATCTGGCTCCTCATTATACCTTGCACGACTACCTGCATAAAGGTGATCATGTGTGGCTGCTCCGTTATAGCAGGCAGCTGGAGAAAGCACGGGGATACCGGCATACTGACAGTACGCCGGCAATGTACAGGGGTAGTCCTGATAAGGTATTGTTAAGGTACCGCTATAGCTTTCCCCGTTATATCAGCTGGGGGATCACTATGGAAAAGGATGCAGGGGAGCCGTGGGGCGGTTACCGCCGTCAATACGGTTTTGATTTCTATAGTGGGCACCTGTTTCTACGGAATATAGGCCGGCTGAAAGCGGTGGCTATCGGTGATTTTACGGCCAACCTGGGTCAGGGGCTGCTCAACTGGCAATCGCAGGCTTATGGAAAGGGAGCTGCAGTCATGCATATAAAAAGGGAAGGGGAGATACTACGGCCCTATACCTCAGCAGGGGAGTATTATTTTTTCAGAGGAGCTGCCGCCACCTGGCAGCAAAAGGCATGGCAGATAACCATCCTGGCTTCCTGGCGCCAGCTCGATGGAAGTCTCAATGCTGCAGATACCTTGCAGGATGTATCGGCCACTTCACTGGTAAGTAGTGGTTATCACCGTACCCTCACCGAAATATCGAAGAAAGGAAGCATACAACAACTGAGCAGTGGTGGAAATATAAGGTACCAAACGCGGCGCTGGCAGGTAGGTGTTAATATGATCTCACACCGGCTTACACCGCCATTGCAAAAGGAACAACACCCTTATAATCAGTTTGAGTTCAATGGTGCACAGCTGACCGGCGTCAGCGTAGACTACGCAGCTTACTGGAAAAATGTCCACCTGTTTGGAGAAGCAGCAGTGAGTGATAACAGGAAACCTGCCCTGATACAGGGAATACTGACCAGTTTATCGCCCGCAGTGGATATGTCGGTCGTATACCGGTACTATGATAAAGCCTATCAGTCTTTTTATGCCAAAGGGTTTGGTGATAACTACCGGACTGTCAACGAAAAAGGTTTGTATACAGGTCTTTCAGTACAGGTTACACCCCGATGTAAGCTGGACGCTTATACGGATATTTTTCATTTCCCCTGGCTAAAATACAGGGCAGATGCACCATCTGATGGATCGGAGTTTTTATTACAACTAACGTATGCGCCGGATAAAAAGAAGCGTTTTCTGCTGCGGTTCAACAGCAGAAAATATGAAGAGAACCTGCTGGTGTCCGGTAATGCATTAAAAATATTATCAGGTATAACTACGACGCATATACGATTTCAGGGAGATTGCCAGTACCGGCAATACTGGTCTTTTAAAGTGCGGGGAGAGTACAGCCGGTATATGGCAGCTACTGGCAATCAGACAGGCTGGATGTTTTATGGTGATGTAGCCTGCCGGCTACCACGGTGGCCTATAACGGTGAATGCCAGGCTGGCGCGTTTTCAAACCGATAATTATGATACCCGCATGTATGCTTATGAACGCAGTGTACTATACGACAATGCAGTATCTCAGCTGTATGGACGGGGATGGGAGTATTATCTGAATATGAAGTATAAGGTGAATAAACAGCTGTCGTGCTGGATGCGTGTCCATCAGACAATTTATCCAGGTAAGCAGGTAATTGGTACTGGATGGGACGCATTATCAGGCAACAAGAAAACCTTTTTTCAGTTGCAACTAATGCAAACGTTATAG
- the gatC gene encoding Asp-tRNA(Asn)/Glu-tRNA(Gln) amidotransferase subunit GatC, which translates to MEVNDALVQQLSDLARLEFNEQDRAEIRGDLQRMITFVEKLNELDTTNVEPLLHLTADYNVFREDRVIPSITREEGLQNAPAATPEYFEVPKVIKK; encoded by the coding sequence ATGGAAGTGAACGACGCCCTGGTGCAACAGTTATCAGATCTGGCCCGACTTGAATTTAACGAGCAGGATAGAGCGGAGATCCGTGGCGATCTGCAGCGGATGATCACTTTTGTGGAGAAGTTGAACGAACTGGATACCACCAACGTAGAACCCTTGTTACACCTCACGGCCGACTATAATGTATTCCGGGAAGACAGGGTGATACCTTCCATAACCCGGGAAGAAGGCCTGCAAAACGCACCTGCAGCCACCCCAGAATATTTCGAGGTGCCGAAAGTCATAAAGAAATAA
- a CDS encoding deoxynucleoside kinase, whose protein sequence is MAKQNKIKHIAIAGNIGAGKTTLTEMLCRHYKWHPQYEDVEHNPYLNDFYEDMPRWSFNLQIYFLNGRLKQLLEIQNGKDTVIQDRTIYEDAHIFAPNLYEMGLMTKRDFDNYFNFFQTLKSMVKPPDLLIYLQASVPTLVAQIQKRGREYEENIRLDYLKRLNEYYNNWIEKYDEGPLLVIDIDKNKFPESDEDLGEIISRIDSQLYGLF, encoded by the coding sequence ATGGCAAAACAAAATAAAATCAAACATATCGCGATCGCCGGCAATATCGGCGCGGGTAAAACTACGCTCACCGAAATGCTTTGCCGCCACTACAAATGGCACCCGCAGTATGAAGATGTAGAGCACAATCCCTATCTCAACGATTTTTATGAAGATATGCCCCGCTGGTCTTTCAACCTGCAGATATACTTCCTCAACGGAAGATTAAAACAACTGCTGGAGATCCAGAACGGGAAAGACACCGTGATACAGGATCGTACCATCTATGAGGACGCGCACATCTTTGCACCCAACCTCTACGAAATGGGCCTGATGACCAAACGGGATTTCGATAACTACTTCAACTTCTTCCAAACGCTGAAAAGCATGGTGAAACCACCGGACCTGCTGATCTATCTCCAGGCTTCCGTACCTACGCTGGTAGCACAGATTCAGAAAAGAGGAAGAGAGTATGAAGAAAATATCCGGCTCGACTATCTGAAACGCCTGAACGAATATTATAACAACTGGATTGAAAAATATGATGAAGGTCCGTTGCTCGTAATTGATATTGATAAAAATAAATTTCCGGAGAGTGATGAAGACCTGGGTGAAATTATTTCCAGGATTGATTCTCAGCTCTATGGTCTCTTCTGA
- the trpS gene encoding tryptophan--tRNA ligase, giving the protein MATEKEIVVSGIRPTGYLHLGNYFGAIRNYIRMQEEFNCYFFVADWHSLTTHPNPKDLQTNVMRVLAENIASGLDPEKVTLYVQSDIPEIAELYLLMNTLAYMGELEKVPTFKDKVRLQPDNVNAGLLTYPVLMSVDILIQRAVKVPVGKDQGQHLEMARNFAQRFNSRYGELFPEPEAFNYGDNLVRILSLDGKGGKMSKSENEMSTIYLSDEDDKIRQKLKKAQTASGGVPGEPMPESVQNLIEIMKLVSTPDTVQFYIDAYNAGTIRYGDMKTQLGEDMVQFIAPIRERAKSLQEDTTYLRKIMKEGAEKARANAAQTLQQARKLIGLNYY; this is encoded by the coding sequence ATGGCTACAGAAAAAGAAATTGTGGTGAGTGGCATCCGCCCCACCGGTTATTTGCATTTAGGCAACTATTTTGGCGCTATCCGTAATTATATTCGGATGCAGGAAGAATTTAACTGCTACTTTTTTGTGGCAGACTGGCATTCCCTGACTACCCACCCGAATCCGAAAGATCTGCAAACCAATGTAATGCGGGTACTGGCAGAAAATATCGCTTCCGGCCTCGATCCGGAGAAAGTGACCCTGTACGTACAAAGCGACATCCCGGAAATAGCAGAACTGTACCTGCTGATGAATACGCTGGCCTATATGGGGGAACTGGAGAAAGTCCCCACCTTCAAAGACAAGGTAAGACTGCAGCCCGACAACGTAAATGCCGGTCTGCTGACCTACCCCGTGCTGATGAGCGTGGATATCCTGATCCAGCGCGCCGTAAAAGTGCCGGTAGGTAAAGACCAGGGACAACACCTGGAAATGGCCCGGAACTTCGCCCAGCGTTTTAACAGCCGTTATGGAGAACTGTTCCCCGAACCGGAAGCTTTCAACTATGGTGATAACCTGGTACGCATCCTGAGCCTTGATGGCAAAGGTGGCAAAATGAGCAAGAGCGAAAACGAAATGTCCACCATCTATCTTTCTGATGAGGATGATAAGATCCGCCAAAAGCTGAAAAAAGCACAAACGGCCAGCGGTGGCGTTCCTGGTGAGCCGATGCCTGAATCCGTACAGAATCTGATCGAGATCATGAAACTGGTATCTACTCCTGATACCGTTCAGTTTTACATAGATGCCTATAATGCCGGAACTATCCGCTACGGCGATATGAAAACACAGCTGGGTGAAGACATGGTGCAGTTTATTGCGCCCATCCGTGAAAGAGCAAAGTCCCTGCAGGAAGACACTACCTATCTGCGTAAAATCATGAAGGAGGGTGCTGAAAAAGCAAGGGCGAATGCGGCACAAACTTTGCAACAGGCCAGAAAACTTATCGGTTTAAACTATTATTGA
- a CDS encoding ABC transporter ATP-binding protein, producing the protein MQKSVIHLEDIRKSYFLGKNELPVLKGVSLDIFKNEYVALMGPSGSGKSTLMNILGCLDTPTSGRYILSGHDVSKMEDNDLASVRGKEIGFVFQQFNLMPRLTALENVAVPLIYAGIGKKEREEKARLMLEKVKLGDRYKHKPNELSGGQCQRVAIARALVNDPALILADEPTGNLDTKTSIEIMEIFGAIHASGNTVVLVTHEEDIAEHARRVIRLRDGVIESDRINGKKEAHSGTITTP; encoded by the coding sequence ATGCAAAAGTCCGTTATCCACCTGGAAGACATCAGAAAAAGTTATTTTCTCGGCAAAAATGAATTGCCGGTACTCAAGGGGGTATCCCTGGACATCTTTAAAAATGAGTATGTAGCCCTTATGGGACCTTCCGGCTCCGGTAAGTCCACACTCATGAACATCCTTGGATGCCTGGACACCCCTACCAGCGGCCGTTATATCCTGAGTGGCCATGATGTCAGCAAAATGGAGGACAATGACCTGGCCTCTGTTCGCGGAAAGGAAATAGGCTTTGTTTTTCAGCAGTTTAACCTCATGCCCCGCCTCACAGCCCTTGAAAATGTGGCCGTTCCGCTGATATATGCCGGCATCGGTAAAAAAGAAAGGGAAGAAAAAGCCCGCCTGATGCTCGAAAAGGTAAAACTCGGCGACCGTTACAAACACAAACCCAACGAACTCTCCGGTGGACAGTGCCAGCGTGTGGCCATCGCCCGTGCCCTGGTAAATGACCCCGCCCTCATCCTCGCCGATGAACCTACCGGTAACCTCGATACCAAAACATCCATCGAGATCATGGAAATATTCGGCGCTATCCACGCTTCCGGCAACACGGTTGTACTCGTTACCCACGAAGAAGATATCGCCGAGCACGCCAGAAGAGTTATCCGGTTGAGAGACGGTGTTATCGAATCCGACAGGATCAATGGGAAAAAAGAAGCCCACTCCGGGACGATTACGACCCCGTAA